The region CGGGCCAGGCGCAACACTTCATGGGCCGGCGCGGCAAGATCAAATCGGGCAACTTCGCTGGCTTCGCGTCGTTGCACAACTTTGCGGTAGGCAAGATCGACGGCAACCTGTGGGGGCCGGCCATCATGCCATTCGAGACCGAGAGCGGCACGGCCTACTACTTCAATTTCCATCGCGAGATGGAGGGGATGGTGGCCGGCCATTTTGCCCTCACGGCCGATACCGGCGCGGGCAAGACCACGCTGCTGGCCGCGTTGGTGACGATGGCCGACAAAGCGTTGCCGCGCGTGTTCTGGTTCGACAACCGCGAAGGCGCCAAGGTGTTCATGTGCATGATGGGCGGGCGCCATACGACGCTCTCCGTGCAGGGCACAACCGGATGGAACCCGTTCAGGCTGCCTGACACGCCCGAGAACCGTGCCTATCTGGTCGAGCTGCTCACGCTGATGCGTACCTGCTACGGCGGCAAGCTGGTCCCTGATGACATCGACCGGTTCAAGTCGGCGGTGACTGAGAACTACGAACTGCCCGCGGAAGATCGCCGCTTGCGCAACGTGGCCTGGTGCTTTGGCCAGGGCGAGCTCGCCAAAGACATGCGCGTGTGGCACGGCGCCAACGGCGTGGCGGGCGCGAATGCGGGCGTGTTCGATAACGAGACCGATAACATCGATTTGAGCACGTGCCGGCATTACTGCTACGAGATGCGGCAACTGATCAAGGATGGCGCGGCGCGCCCGGAGTTGCCCGTGGTGCTGAGCTACCCGTTTCATCGCATCGAGCAGTCGATGAACGGCGAGCCGTTCATCATCGTGCTCGAGGAAGGACAGAACCTCGTCAAGCACGCCTACTGGCGGGAGAAGATCGACAGCTACCTCATGCAGATTCGCCGCAAGAACGGCATTCTCGGCTTCGTCACCCCCGACGCCAAATTTCTTTATAGCGAAACCGACTCGATCAAGAAGCAGACGGCGACCAAGCTGTACCTGCCCAACGGCAACGCGAGCCGCGCCGACCTGATCGACGAGCTCGAACTCACGCCCGCGGAGTACGAGTTTATTCGGGACACACCGCCCGAAGCCTACAAGTTCCTGATCCGGCGCGGTAACGAGTCGATCCGGGCGGTGTTCGATCTGTCCGATCTGCCGGCGTTTATTCCGGTGCTGTCCTCGAACGACAAGGGCGTCGCACTCATGCACGAGCTCATGCGTGAGCTCGGGACCGAAGACCCCGAGGTGTGGGGGCCGGTGTTTATGGAACGCGCGCTGGCGCGCAACACGCACAACCTCGCGCACAACCTCACGAGCCAAGGAGCACGAGCATGAAAACCGCTCTTGTCGCATTCACCGTGGCGGTCTCTGCAATCGCCGCAATCTCAATCGGCACCTCAGCGCCCGCGATCGCGGGTGGCATTCCGACGTTCGACGAGGCGACGGTGCTTCAGTTGCAACAGCAGTTCAAACAGCTGGAGCAGCAATACGAAACGCTCAAGAGCCAGTATGCGGCGATCACGGGCACCTACGGCCGCGGGCAAATCGGCCTAAGCGATGCCCTGAATGCGGCGTCAGTGGTGCCGGGCTCGTGGCAGGAAGTCGTCGCGCAGCAGCAAAGCGGCGCGTTCGCCGCGAAGCAGGCCGATTACGAGAAGCTCATCAAAACGATGCCGCAGGATGTGTTTGCCAATCCTCAGGCGCAGGACGCCACGTCGTACAAGATGAGCACCGACGCCGTGCGCGCTGCGCTCGCCGGTGGCGACACGCTGTATTCGGAAGTCCAGACGCACCTGAACAATCTGGCACGCCTGAGCCAGCAGATCGACGTCACCACGAACATCAAGGACGCGCAGGATCTGCAAAACCGCATTTCGAGCGAGAACGGCATGTTGCAAAGCGCGATGGCCAAGCTCAATGCGATGAACATGAACCTGCAAGCGAACATGGTGAACCAGCAGAACCAGGCGACGGCCGCGACGCAGAAGTATTTCCGCCGCTCCGGACAGTAAGCCGTCCTCGCCTGTGAGACACAACAGCCAACAAGGAGTCGCCATCATGAAAATTTTGGCTTTTCTGCCTGCGATCCTGCTGACGTGGCCAATGATCCTGCTCGCCAGGAATGGTTGGCGTCTGTTCATGATGCTGGTTCTCGCAGCACTCCTGTCGGGCTGCGCGAGTACGTCGAACAAGTTCGACAAGTCGCCGTGTGCATGCGAATTCAACCGGCTCAACACGGGCAGCTTCGGAGGGACGACCCATGCGTAGCGTCTGGATGGTCGTATCTGGCTTTGCGATGGCTGTGGCCATCGGCGGGGCGGTGTACTACCTCCTTCCGAGGCAGTCAGCGGAACCGGACGCCGGCGCTTTCAGCGTACCGCCCCAACCATCGACTGGCAACCGTGTACTTGTCGTGCCAGCTGACAATCCGCTGCTGACCGCCAGCCGCGGGCAATTGGACCGGTGGGTTCCGCTTTATCCCATCCGCTGCGGGGAAATTCTCTTCGAAAAAGCGGACGCA is a window of Pandoraea faecigallinarum DNA encoding:
- a CDS encoding type IV secretion system protein, which produces MKTALVAFTVAVSAIAAISIGTSAPAIAGGIPTFDEATVLQLQQQFKQLEQQYETLKSQYAAITGTYGRGQIGLSDALNAASVVPGSWQEVVAQQQSGAFAAKQADYEKLIKTMPQDVFANPQAQDATSYKMSTDAVRAALAGGDTLYSEVQTHLNNLARLSQQIDVTTNIKDAQDLQNRISSENGMLQSAMAKLNAMNMNLQANMVNQQNQATAATQKYFRRSGQ